Proteins co-encoded in one Streptomyces sp. SLBN-31 genomic window:
- a CDS encoding Asp23/Gls24 family envelope stress response protein yields MTEPNGSTLPEPGLREFSTDQATTPHAARPRLQEPPETRGRTTIADGVVEKIAGIAAREVPGIHALGGGFTRTMGAMRDRVPGGQASVGRGVKVEVGEKQTAIDLQVVVEYGVSITDLAAEVRENVIAAVERMTGLEVVEVNIAVNDVHLPDDDTQEPREERVR; encoded by the coding sequence ATGACGGAACCGAACGGTTCGACTCTGCCCGAACCCGGTCTCAGGGAGTTCAGCACCGACCAGGCCACGACACCGCACGCCGCACGTCCCCGGCTCCAGGAACCGCCGGAGACCCGCGGCCGGACGACCATCGCCGATGGGGTGGTGGAGAAGATCGCCGGCATCGCCGCACGGGAGGTCCCGGGAATCCACGCCCTGGGCGGTGGGTTCACCCGCACCATGGGCGCGATGCGCGACCGGGTCCCGGGCGGGCAGGCGAGCGTGGGACGCGGCGTCAAGGTCGAGGTCGGTGAGAAGCAGACCGCCATCGACCTCCAGGTCGTCGTCGAATACGGGGTGAGCATCACCGACCTCGCCGCAGAGGTCCGAGAGAACGTGATCGCGGCGGTGGAACGGATGACGGGTCTGGAAGTCGTCGAGGTCAACATCGCCGTCAACGACGTGCACCTGC